CCGGATGAAGTCATGCCGGCTGACCTGCGAGAGCTGGCTGACTATATGCGCCAGAGCTACACCGAATCAGGCCAATGGTGGCAGAACCTCGGTACGCCTTTGCAGCAGCAGGAGCTGCTTCCAGAAGGACTGCTCGACGATGACCATCTGCAGGATAGAGGGCAGGGGGGATGCTGCCATGAGCGATGCGCCCGCTACAGCACATAAACACCAAACACAAAGGCACAGTCTTATCGTGCGGCTCATCAGCTTGCCTTTGCGATTATTGGGTGTGCTGATCGGCGCCTTGCTGATGTCGATAGTCATCGAATGTGTGGGTATGCACCTGTTCTGGAAGGACGAAGGCTGGCAACACTCGCAATCGATGCTGCAGTATGAGCTGAGTCATCTATCAAGCCAATTCACCCGGAGCGCGATTATCCAGGAGCCGGGACGCACCGCGCACCAGCTGGTGGACACCGGCTATCAGTGGATATTCATCAAGACCGGTTTGGTTGATCAGATGAGCCGCAAAGCGCAACGTGCCCGCGCACCGAGCCGGGGTGATAAACGGGACTTTCGATACGTCATCAGCCAGACATACGTGTGGATAGAAAACTACCTGATCGCGGCCGCCTTTACGACGCTGACCTTTATGGTGCGGCTTCTGATTCTGGTGTTGACCTTGCCGCTGATCCTGATGGCCGCGTTTGTCGGCCTGGTCGATGGTCTGGTGCGCCGTGACGTCCGAAAGTTCGGAGCGGGGCGAGAGTCGGGTTTCATCTATCACCGCGCCAAAGCCTCGCTCATGCCATTGGCAGTCTTGCCATGGGTGCTGTATCTGGCAATGCCGATATCCGTACATCCGCTGCTCATCCTGTTGCCCAGTGCAGCGGTGCTGGGCCTGGCGGTGAATATCGCTGTGGGAAGTTTTAAAAAGTACCTTTAGCAATACAGCATACTTTGGATTTCAAGTCTCCATAAAATCCATTCGGTTGATGAAGGTTTCTGGTATTCTTAACGAATAATGACCTGTTATGAAACACAACTGCTATTTAGTGATAATGTGCGCGCGGTATCTTAGGCATGTACTGCAATTCTTTTCTCAAGTCGTTGTCTCAGTATGGTAACCCTTCCTCTGTGGGTCGCTGGACGTGGCGATGGGATGAGGGTGATATTTGTTTTATCAATAATCAAGGAGATAGAGTTTGTCGAAACTAGCTGAGTTCCGCCATATTGAAAGGCAGTTGGCTGCACAGCTTGCTGAACTGGAAGCGCTGAAAGACGATAAGGGTTTGCAGCGCGAAATTGAGTTTGAAACCAAACTGCATGAACTGCTCGCTGAGTACACTTTCAGCGCGCAAGAAACCATCAGGCTGCTTGACGGACAACCATCCAAACAAACGTCAGTCGCAGTGCCTGTCAAAGCAGCAAGCAGGGTTCGTCGAGTTAAAACCTACACAAACCCGCACAACGGCCAAGTCGTCCAGACCAAAGGCGGTAATCACAACGTCTTGAAGGAATGGAAGGCTGAATACGGTGCCGCTACGGTCGAGTCCTGGGTGTCTTGATTCAGGCTTGAGTACAGTCAAAAGAGCCTGCGGGCTCTTTTGACCACCCAATAACGTAAATCCCGCCTCAATCCGGTCACCCCTCACTTCCCTTTGTTTGCAGCTTGTACACACCCAACTTGCCACGATCACGTCATTGCTGATCTGAAAAGGGAAGGGTGTGATGGTGCTTATATCTCGGCGGGGCATTGCGACTCGCAGCGCCACTGCGTTGTTCATCACCATCTTGATGGCTGGCGCGCCGCTGCTGGCCCGTGGCGAGACGCCAACACACCGCAGTGAACTGGCCGCCGCTGTTCGCCAACTCAACGCCCTG
Above is a genomic segment from Halopseudomonas litoralis containing:
- a CDS encoding histone-like nucleoid-structuring protein, MvaT/MvaU family, whose amino-acid sequence is MSKLAEFRHIERQLAAQLAELEALKDDKGLQREIEFETKLHELLAEYTFSAQETIRLLDGQPSKQTSVAVPVKAASRVRRVKTYTNPHNGQVVQTKGGNHNVLKEWKAEYGAATVESWVS
- a CDS encoding TIGR03747 family integrating conjugative element membrane protein, with protein sequence MSDAPATAHKHQTQRHSLIVRLISLPLRLLGVLIGALLMSIVIECVGMHLFWKDEGWQHSQSMLQYELSHLSSQFTRSAIIQEPGRTAHQLVDTGYQWIFIKTGLVDQMSRKAQRARAPSRGDKRDFRYVISQTYVWIENYLIAAAFTTLTFMVRLLILVLTLPLILMAAFVGLVDGLVRRDVRKFGAGRESGFIYHRAKASLMPLAVLPWVLYLAMPISVHPLLILLPSAAVLGLAVNIAVGSFKKYL